The following are from one region of the Chromobacterium phragmitis genome:
- the coaD gene encoding pantetheine-phosphate adenylyltransferase, with product MENTIKAKGKRQLKRAVYAGSFDPVTNGHLWMIREAVELFDELIVAVGVNPDKHCTFNVEERVALLREVTSGFSKLRVDVFENQFLVNYAQSVGANYIVRGIRTASDYEYERTMRYINSDLHPDITTLFLLPPREYAEVSSTMVKGLVGPRGWESVIRQYLPEPVYLKMLSMYSEQ from the coding sequence ATGGAAAACACCATCAAAGCCAAAGGAAAACGTCAATTGAAACGAGCCGTCTATGCCGGCAGCTTTGACCCGGTGACCAACGGCCACTTGTGGATGATACGCGAGGCGGTGGAGCTGTTCGACGAGCTGATCGTCGCCGTTGGCGTCAATCCGGACAAGCACTGCACTTTCAACGTCGAGGAGCGAGTGGCGTTGCTGCGCGAGGTGACTTCGGGATTCAGCAAGCTGCGGGTCGATGTCTTCGAAAATCAGTTTTTGGTGAACTACGCGCAGAGCGTCGGCGCCAACTACATCGTGCGCGGCATCCGCACCGCTAGCGATTACGAATACGAGCGCACGATGCGCTACATCAACTCGGATTTGCACCCCGATATCACCACGCTGTTCTTGCTGCCGCCGCGCGAATACGCGGAAGTGTCGTCGACCATGGTCAAGGGGCTGGTTGGTCCGCGCGGCTGGGAAAGCGTGATCCGCCAGTATCTGCCGGAACCGGTGTACCTGAAGATGCTGTCGATGTACTCCGAGCAATAG
- a CDS encoding class I SAM-dependent methyltransferase yields the protein MQDVSAFTNRLAKNYKHYAKWARRQGLDAWRVYDKDVPQFPFAVDVYGQRVHLQEYDTGWEMDDDAYRAWIDAVVAAIAQVTGIPAAAVTLKNRRRQKGVSQYEKEGVEGEDFIVEEFGLRFIVNLEQYLDTGLFLDHRNTRKQVRDEAAGKRFLNLFAYTGSFTVYAGAGGAVSSETVDMSNTYQDWSRRNFELNGLDLARHRLVRADVFQYLEEAVEAGKQFDLIVMDPPTFSNSKKMRDILDVQRDHVWLIDYAMALLAPGGWLYFSNNLRSFQLDERLHEDYRIRDVSAQSVPDDFRNRKIHQCWRIERRG from the coding sequence ATGCAGGACGTCAGCGCCTTCACCAACCGTCTGGCCAAGAACTACAAGCATTACGCCAAGTGGGCGCGACGCCAGGGGCTGGATGCCTGGCGGGTCTACGACAAGGACGTGCCGCAGTTTCCTTTCGCCGTCGATGTTTACGGCCAGCGCGTGCATCTGCAGGAGTACGATACCGGCTGGGAGATGGACGATGACGCGTATCGCGCGTGGATAGACGCGGTTGTGGCCGCCATCGCGCAAGTGACCGGCATTCCGGCCGCCGCCGTCACGCTGAAGAACCGCCGCCGGCAGAAAGGCGTCAGCCAGTACGAAAAGGAAGGCGTGGAGGGCGAGGACTTCATCGTCGAGGAGTTCGGTCTGCGCTTCATCGTCAATCTGGAGCAGTACCTGGACACCGGCTTGTTTCTGGATCATCGCAACACTCGCAAGCAGGTGCGCGACGAGGCGGCCGGCAAGCGCTTTCTCAATCTGTTCGCCTATACCGGCAGCTTCACTGTCTATGCGGGGGCCGGCGGCGCGGTGTCGTCGGAAACGGTGGACATGTCCAATACCTATCAGGACTGGTCGCGCCGCAATTTTGAACTCAACGGCCTGGATCTCGCCAGGCACAGGCTGGTGCGCGCAGACGTGTTCCAGTACCTGGAAGAGGCGGTGGAGGCGGGCAAACAGTTCGACTTGATCGTGATGGACCCGCCCACCTTTTCCAATTCCAAGAAGATGCGCGACATCCTGGACGTGCAGCGCGACCACGTCTGGCTGATCGATTACGCGATGGCGTTGCTGGCGCCGGGCGGCTGGCTATACTTTTCCAACAACTTGCGCAGTTTCCAACTGGATGAACGGCTGCATGAGGATTAT